DNA from Scheffersomyces stipitis CBS 6054 chromosome 1, whole genome shotgun sequence:
AGAGCTGTTGCCAGAATTCCaagagttggtggtggtggtacCCACCGTTCCGGTCAAGCTGCCTTCGGTAACATGTGTAGAGGTGGTCGTATGTTCGCTCCTACCAAGACCTGGAGAAAATGGCACGTCAAGGTGAACCACAACGAAAAGCGTTACGCCACTGCTTCTGCCATTGCTGCTTCTGCTGTCacttctttggttttggCCAGAGGTCAcagagttgaacaagttaAGGAATTGCCATTGGTTGTTTCCAACGACTTCGAATCTGTCACCAAGACCAAGGACGCTGTCGCTGTCTTGAAGGCTGTTGGTGCCCACAAGGATGTCATCAAGGtcatcaagtccaagaagttgagagcCGGTAAGGGTAAGTTGAGAGGTAGAAGATTCACCCAAAGAAGAGGTCCATTGGTTGTCTACTCTCAAGACAACGGTATCGTCAAGGCCTTGAGAAACGTCCCAGGTGTCGAAACCTCTGACGTCAAGCACCTCGGCTTGTTGCAATTGGCTCCAGGTGCTCACCTCGGTAGATTCATCATCTGGACTCAAGGTGCTTTCGAATCCTTGGACTCTGTCTACGGTTCTGACTCCACCAAGTCCGTCAAGTCCGGTTACTCCTTGCCAGCCAACATCATCTCCAACACCGACGTCACCAGATTGATCAACTCTGCTGAAGTCCAAGCTGTTGTCAGACCAGCTGGCCAAGCCACCCAAAAGAGAACTCAcgtcttgaagaagaacccattgaagaacaa
Protein-coding regions in this window:
- a CDS encoding 60S ribosomal protein L4; translated protein: MSARPQVSVVSAKGEQTATQLPLPAVFSAPVRPDIVHSVFVRVNKNKRQAYAVSEKAGHQTSAESWGTGRAVARIPRVGGGGTHRSGQAAFGNMCRGGRMFAPTKTWRKWHVKVNHNEKRYATASAIAASAVTSLVLARGHRVEQVKELPLVVSNDFESVTKTKDAVAVLKAVGAHKDVIKVIKSKKLRAGKGKLRGRRFTQRRGPLVVYSQDNGIVKALRNVPGVETSDVKHLGLLQLAPGAHLGRFIIWTQGAFESLDSVYGSDSTKSVKSGYSLPANIISNTDVTRLINSAEVQAVVRPAGQATQKRTHVLKKNPLKNKQVLLRLNPYAKAYSAEKLGSSKVEASKAKPSKGQFAAVLRD